The proteins below are encoded in one region of Methanofollis aquaemaris:
- the wtpA gene encoding tungstate ABC transporter substrate-binding protein WtpA, protein MMNSKSLLMTAVLLLCAAVFLCGCTGTQTTDATDGATTPAAGDENATVTATETVAQAEESVLNVYHAGSLAKPFEELEQTFEVAHPGVDVRLYAGGSTKLAREITELGKSADVYATADYSLIPDLMVPAEKADWYLTFAKNRLVLCYTNESKYADELNDANWYTILAKDDVNWAFSDPNQDPCGYRSPMVIQLAELHYGDDQIFENTVSAHSNIKVTEENGTYTIHATEPAPELPLQIRPKSVELVQMLQAGGLDYAWEYRSVAVQNGLNFLELPEAVDLSSVEYADTYKKVQIDCTGGMKVATPVVYGVTVPTNAEHSAMGLEFVKMLIGEEGQAIMNGQGQPPIVPANGFGDVPAELADLTATP, encoded by the coding sequence ATGATGAATTCAAAATCCCTGCTGATGACTGCAGTGCTGCTCCTTTGCGCCGCAGTCTTCCTCTGCGGGTGCACCGGCACCCAGACAACCGACGCCACCGACGGAGCCACCACCCCGGCGGCCGGCGACGAAAATGCCACTGTAACAGCCACAGAGACCGTTGCCCAGGCAGAAGAAAGCGTCCTGAACGTCTACCATGCCGGCAGCCTGGCCAAACCCTTCGAGGAACTCGAACAGACATTCGAGGTCGCGCACCCCGGTGTCGACGTCAGGCTCTATGCAGGCGGCTCGACCAAGCTCGCCCGCGAGATCACCGAACTCGGCAAGAGCGCCGACGTCTATGCGACGGCCGACTACTCGCTCATCCCCGACCTGATGGTCCCGGCAGAGAAGGCCGACTGGTACCTCACCTTCGCCAAGAACCGTCTTGTCCTCTGCTACACCAACGAGAGCAAGTACGCCGACGAACTGAACGACGCCAACTGGTACACGATCCTTGCAAAGGACGACGTCAACTGGGCCTTCTCCGACCCGAACCAGGACCCCTGTGGGTACCGCTCACCGATGGTCATTCAGCTCGCAGAACTGCACTATGGCGACGACCAGATCTTTGAGAACACCGTCAGCGCCCACAGCAACATCAAGGTGACCGAGGAGAACGGCACCTACACCATCCACGCCACCGAGCCCGCACCCGAACTCCCGCTCCAGATCCGCCCCAAGAGCGTCGAACTCGTTCAGATGCTCCAGGCCGGCGGACTTGACTACGCCTGGGAGTACAGGAGCGTCGCTGTCCAGAACGGCCTGAACTTCCTCGAACTCCCCGAGGCCGTCGACCTCTCGTCCGTCGAGTATGCCGACACCTACAAGAAGGTGCAGATCGACTGCACCGGCGGCATGAAGGTCGCGACACCGGTCGTCTACGGCGTGACCGTCCCGACGAACGCCGAGCACTCTGCAATGGGCCTTGAGTTCGTGAAGATGCTCATCGGCGAGGAGGGCCAGGCCATCATGAACGGCCAGGGCCAGCCCCCGATCGTTCCGGCCAACGGTTTTGGCGATGTCCCCGCCGAACTCGCGGACCTCACCGCCACCCCCTAA